One window of Candidatus Nitrospira kreftii genomic DNA carries:
- a CDS encoding hypothetical protein (conserved protein of unknown function): protein MRYRAIQEHDRRYPIRLMCRALAVSPAGYYAWRGRPESRQAVANRTLLVTIRVLHQDSRQTYGSPSIWRALRKQGHRVGEHRVARLMRHNGLRAKTVKKWRATTYSSHGLPVAANTLDRQFRVPQPNQVWAGDITYVWTMEGWLYLAVLLDLYSRAVIGWAMGPRLTGDLTEQALRMALATRQPTAGLLHHSDRGSQYAAEAYQQLLTTHGITASMSRTGNCWDNACVESFFGTLKQELVYHRHYATRAEAKQDIFEYIEVFYNRTRRHSTLGYDSPAEYEARAAVA, encoded by the coding sequence ATGAGATACCGCGCGATCCAGGAGCACGACCGTCGCTATCCGATCCGCCTCATGTGCCGAGCACTGGCGGTCTCCCCTGCGGGGTATTATGCGTGGCGCGGACGTCCTGAGAGTCGGCAGGCGGTCGCCAATCGGACGCTCCTGGTCACAATCCGCGTGCTCCATCAGGACAGTCGCCAGACCTACGGCAGTCCGAGTATTTGGCGGGCGCTCCGCAAACAGGGTCACCGGGTGGGAGAGCATCGCGTGGCGCGGCTAATGCGTCACAATGGCCTCCGGGCCAAGACCGTGAAGAAGTGGCGGGCTACCACATACTCGTCGCACGGCTTGCCCGTGGCGGCTAACACGCTTGACCGCCAGTTCAGGGTGCCCCAGCCCAACCAGGTCTGGGCAGGCGATATCACCTACGTCTGGACAATGGAGGGCTGGCTGTATCTGGCCGTGCTGCTGGATCTGTACTCGCGTGCCGTCATCGGCTGGGCGATGGGCCCGCGCTTGACCGGAGATTTAACCGAACAGGCCCTCCGCATGGCGCTCGCCACGCGGCAGCCCACAGCAGGACTCCTGCATCACTCCGATCGCGGGAGTCAATATGCGGCAGAGGCCTACCAGCAGTTGCTCACCACGCATGGCATCACAGCCAGTATGAGCCGCACCGGCAATTGCTGGGACAACGCCTGTGTCGAGAGCTTCTTCGGAACATTGAAGCAGGAACTCGTGTACCATCGGCACTATGCCACACGAGCGGAAGCGAAACAGGACATTTTCGAATACATCGAGGTGTTCTACAATCGGACGCGTCGGCACTCGACCCTCGGCTATGACTCCCCGGCCGAGTACGAAGCAAGGGCCGCAGTCGCGTAG
- a CDS encoding hypothetical protein (conserved membrane protein of unknown function), with protein sequence MDVDASSRWLVLVGCISAGLGVAAGAFGAHMLKEILEPPMLAVYDTATRYQMYHAFGMVLSGLVVRIGRDAGAAKAGWLFLAGTFLFCGSLYGVSLAGIRWLGAVTPVGGVLFIVGWLVLGWRAWR encoded by the coding sequence ATGGATGTCGATGCGTCATCACGATGGTTGGTACTGGTCGGCTGTATCAGTGCTGGATTGGGCGTGGCAGCAGGCGCATTCGGCGCCCATATGCTCAAGGAAATCTTGGAGCCACCAATGTTGGCTGTGTACGACACGGCGACCCGGTATCAGATGTATCACGCCTTCGGGATGGTCCTGAGTGGTTTGGTGGTTCGCATTGGACGCGACGCAGGTGCAGCCAAGGCCGGGTGGTTATTTCTGGCGGGAACGTTCTTGTTCTGCGGAAGTCTGTATGGAGTCTCGTTAGCGGGTATCCGTTGGCTGGGTGCCGTGACGCCCGTCGGAGGCGTGCTGTTTATCGTGGGATGGCTGGTGCTGGGTTGGCGCGCCTGGCGTTGA
- a CDS encoding transposase, with product MKLEGSMSTKTRRQYTEEFKTEAVRLVRDSARPVAHVARDLGIADHLLYRWRAEQQQAEERGRTRQDLRAEEAELARLRRENAVLKQERDFLKRAAAFFARESQ from the coding sequence ATGAAATTGGAGGGCAGCATGAGCACCAAGACCAGACGGCAGTATACGGAAGAGTTTAAGACAGAAGCAGTGCGGTTGGTCCGAGACTCGGCACGACCGGTTGCACACGTAGCCAGAGATCTGGGCATTGCCGACCATCTGCTCTACCGCTGGCGGGCGGAGCAGCAGCAGGCAGAGGAGCGTGGAAGGACGCGGCAGGACCTCCGAGCTGAGGAGGCCGAACTGGCCCGACTGCGGCGTGAAAATGCCGTCCTGAAGCAGGAGCGGGATTTTTTAAAACGTGCGGCGGCGTTCTTCGCGAGGGAGTCCCAATGA
- a CDS encoding hypothetical protein (conserved protein of unknown function) translates to MWDKKRGEMEPENGNFTVLGKDVTFKGIVHFHSTVQLDSSIEGEIHAKGMLVIGENAIIRGSIIAETVVNRGKIHGNVTATGKIQLLKPAVLLGDVSSPSFSMEEGAFFKGSIDMGSHPVVDELEQTPLVITEAPQRLSVSRPVLIESERGK, encoded by the coding sequence ATGTGGGACAAAAAGCGAGGCGAGATGGAACCCGAGAATGGAAATTTTACAGTTCTAGGGAAAGATGTCACATTCAAAGGCATCGTCCACTTTCATAGTACCGTCCAGCTCGACAGTTCTATCGAGGGAGAAATTCACGCGAAGGGGATGCTCGTAATCGGGGAAAATGCGATTATTCGAGGCTCCATTATCGCCGAAACCGTCGTGAACAGAGGCAAGATCCATGGGAACGTGACCGCGACCGGGAAAATCCAATTGCTTAAGCCTGCCGTTCTGCTGGGCGACGTTTCCTCTCCGTCTTTTTCGATGGAAGAAGGAGCCTTCTTTAAAGGGTCGATCGACATGGGTTCCCATCCTGTGGTCGATGAGCTCGAACAAACTCCCTTGGTCATTACGGAAGCACCCCAACGGTTGAGTGTCTCCCGTCCCGTTCTGATTGAAAGCGAGCGAGGCAAATAA
- a CDS encoding hypothetical protein (conserved protein of unknown function), producing the protein MTRSSQPLPFPIHPQVHDRQHRHTPHRLTFAGVGYLLIVGFVSLLPSLAGAEDHASPMLLADVVTQRAEQLAAVDSDEKAMTLFTTTVGPALGLKDAAGALGATRLPSKLVKELRLAELSESVSELMGALAAWQLAESIGRDGNQSSTTISLPAARHDWLHTRSRSTSLSDVFRLSQDNQAIGTTENRSDRHNTELLLAAQRTAYEASRQATKAWWDIHGWKDRIRQAKGLARLCGTWQWTIHNHQNHGDQKAVVMFPPVGHTSAHAATPAETIVLGDAIYLRWEQNGRIQEDSLLFIKDDAKIEGSFVNNTGGWGSITGKRTAACQP; encoded by the coding sequence ATGACCCGAAGCAGTCAGCCCCTTCCCTTCCCGATTCACCCACAGGTGCATGACCGACAACACCGTCACACTCCGCACCGCCTGACCTTCGCTGGCGTTGGATACCTGTTGATTGTCGGATTCGTGAGCCTCCTGCCCTCACTCGCAGGAGCAGAGGATCACGCGTCACCCATGTTGTTGGCCGACGTGGTGACTCAACGCGCCGAGCAGCTCGCAGCAGTCGACTCGGATGAAAAAGCCATGACGCTGTTTACAACGACCGTTGGTCCCGCTCTGGGTTTAAAGGATGCGGCGGGAGCGCTGGGCGCCACACGACTCCCGAGTAAGCTCGTCAAGGAACTCAGATTGGCTGAATTATCGGAGTCAGTCTCTGAATTGATGGGCGCACTGGCTGCGTGGCAACTCGCTGAATCCATCGGCCGTGACGGAAACCAATCCTCGACCACCATCTCACTTCCTGCGGCCCGACACGATTGGCTGCATACTCGTAGCCGGAGCACATCGCTCTCCGACGTATTCCGTCTTTCACAAGACAACCAGGCCATTGGCACCACTGAGAATCGCTCCGACCGACACAACACTGAACTACTGTTGGCTGCTCAGCGTACGGCCTATGAGGCCAGTCGACAGGCAACCAAGGCCTGGTGGGATATTCACGGATGGAAAGACCGGATCCGGCAGGCAAAAGGTCTCGCTCGACTCTGCGGCACCTGGCAATGGACCATCCATAATCATCAGAACCATGGAGACCAGAAAGCTGTCGTGATGTTTCCCCCGGTCGGACACACATCAGCCCATGCCGCGACACCAGCAGAGACCATTGTCCTAGGCGATGCCATTTATTTGCGATGGGAACAGAACGGGCGCATTCAGGAAGACAGCCTGCTGTTCATTAAAGATGATGCGAAGATCGAAGGGTCGTTTGTGAACAATACCGGAGGATGGGGATCGATTACCGGTAAGCGGACGGCTGCCTGCCAACCCTAA
- a CDS encoding Antitoxin MazE — MKARVVRIGNSQGIRIPKTVIEQCHLHGAVDLEIRQGQLVIRSVSKARAGWSQAFEQMHRHEDDQLLDSESASTSTWDRKDWTW; from the coding sequence ATGAAAGCGCGGGTTGTCAGGATCGGAAATTCTCAAGGCATCCGGATTCCTAAGACTGTGATTGAGCAGTGCCACCTGCACGGAGCCGTCGATCTAGAAATCCGGCAAGGACAACTCGTCATTCGGTCGGTTTCAAAGGCACGAGCTGGGTGGAGCCAAGCCTTTGAGCAAATGCATCGCCATGAGGATGACCAACTCTTGGACTCCGAGTCCGCCTCGACCTCCACGTGGGACCGAAAAGATTGGACGTGGTAG
- a CDS encoding hypothetical protein (conserved protein of unknown function) → MATRAYILIKVKAGKTKDVVASLKRIPGVEQAHSCFGRPDIFVFINVHDERALSDVVITKIHAIDGIEETDTHIVAES, encoded by the coding sequence ATGGCAACCCGAGCGTATATTCTGATCAAAGTGAAAGCAGGCAAAACCAAGGACGTCGTCGCATCACTCAAACGCATCCCCGGCGTGGAACAAGCCCACTCGTGCTTCGGCCGCCCGGATATCTTTGTCTTCATCAATGTCCATGACGAACGGGCGCTCTCCGACGTCGTGATCACAAAGATCCACGCCATCGACGGTATCGAAGAAACCGACACGCACATCGTCGCTGAGTCTTAG
- a CDS encoding putative Carboxymethylenebutenolidase, giving the protein MLTTHLAPFTLDQIGTGTARFPSGVPIPTHSDQMVDPYFKSKMPKEHQVDCLLFWPQLPGTYPGLVLLHDWWGLTGQMKDLGARLACEGYMVILPNLYGRQGGMVTASDDVAAALLERQNDAQVLTDINSCCEYLNTRTITKKNIHGVVGYGMGGSYALSFACQRKRLRAAVSYYGKMVASKELLNNLFSPVQYHQAGKDTWATPDDIAQFRSASTEYAKRVEIHLYPDASQAFCNEMKPSVYHAEHSTLAWERTVSFLKACFQGT; this is encoded by the coding sequence ATGCTCACAACGCACCTCGCCCCATTCACGTTGGATCAGATCGGAACAGGAACCGCGCGCTTCCCAAGCGGCGTGCCGATCCCAACACATAGCGATCAGATGGTCGACCCCTACTTCAAGTCCAAGATGCCCAAGGAGCATCAAGTCGATTGCCTGTTATTCTGGCCGCAACTACCTGGTACCTATCCAGGGCTTGTGCTCTTGCACGATTGGTGGGGCTTAACCGGACAGATGAAAGACCTGGGAGCCAGACTTGCCTGTGAAGGCTACATGGTGATCCTCCCCAATCTCTATGGCCGGCAGGGTGGCATGGTCACCGCCAGTGACGACGTCGCCGCTGCCTTGCTGGAACGACAGAATGATGCCCAGGTCCTCACCGATATCAATTCCTGCTGCGAATATCTCAATACTCGCACTATCACGAAGAAGAACATCCACGGAGTCGTCGGGTACGGAATGGGTGGGTCCTATGCGCTGAGTTTTGCCTGTCAACGGAAACGGTTACGCGCAGCCGTATCCTATTATGGCAAGATGGTCGCATCCAAAGAACTGTTGAACAATCTGTTTTCTCCGGTCCAGTATCACCAGGCAGGAAAAGACACGTGGGCCACACCAGACGACATCGCGCAGTTCCGAAGCGCCTCGACGGAATATGCCAAGCGTGTCGAAATTCATCTCTACCCAGACGCCTCCCAGGCCTTTTGTAACGAGATGAAGCCGAGCGTCTATCACGCGGAACATTCGACCCTTGCCTGGGAACGAACCGTGAGCTTCTTGAAGGCTTGCTTCCAAGGAACATGA
- a CDS encoding Endonuclease DDE, whose protein sequence is MRIAPAVHLSDPERQQLEQWAHGRRTPARLVLRAKILLLAAAGHDNHQIAAAVATSRQTVGLWRQRFVTQRVLGLAQDAPRGGRPPKARRTLTARILKTTTHTKPPAATHWSTRTLARHLRTNPTFVQRVWTAHGLHPHRVRAFKLSQDPHFQEKLEDVVGLYLHPPAHAVVLAVDEKSQIQALDRTQPGLPLKKGRCGTMTHDYKRHGTTTLFAALNVAEGSLISTCLPRHRHQEWLRFLRLIDRQIPQDKALHLIADNYATHKHPTVQRWLTRHPRIHMHFTPTSSSWLNLVERVFGDLTAKQLRRGVFRSVPELIAAIDAYMTQRNAQPKPFVWTKSAQEILTKVNRAKIALDKTRTA, encoded by the coding sequence ATGCGCATCGCCCCCGCCGTTCATCTGAGTGACCCTGAACGCCAGCAACTCGAGCAGTGGGCGCATGGGCGACGAACGCCTGCGCGACTGGTGCTCCGCGCCAAGATTCTGTTGTTGGCGGCCGCGGGCCACGACAATCACCAGATTGCCGCTGCCGTAGCCACAAGCCGGCAAACCGTGGGGCTCTGGCGGCAGCGCTTCGTGACCCAGCGCGTGCTCGGTCTTGCCCAGGATGCCCCTCGCGGAGGGCGGCCCCCCAAGGCACGCCGGACTCTGACCGCGCGCATCCTGAAGACGACGACGCACACGAAACCACCCGCCGCTACCCACTGGTCCACCCGCACCTTGGCGCGACACCTGCGGACGAATCCCACGTTCGTGCAACGGGTCTGGACTGCGCATGGGCTGCACCCCCATCGAGTCCGCGCCTTCAAGCTCAGTCAGGATCCGCACTTCCAGGAGAAATTGGAGGATGTGGTGGGGCTCTATCTCCATCCGCCCGCGCATGCGGTGGTTCTGGCTGTCGATGAGAAAAGCCAAATCCAAGCGCTCGATCGCACACAGCCTGGCCTCCCGCTGAAGAAAGGCCGGTGCGGGACGATGACCCATGACTACAAGCGCCACGGCACGACCACGCTCTTTGCCGCCCTCAACGTCGCGGAGGGCTCCTTGATCTCCACCTGCTTGCCCCGCCATCGGCACCAGGAATGGCTGCGGTTCCTACGGCTGATTGATCGGCAGATTCCTCAGGACAAGGCCCTGCATCTGATCGCCGACAACTATGCCACTCACAAACACCCCACGGTCCAACGGTGGTTGACACGGCACCCCCGCATCCACATGCACTTCACCCCGACGAGTAGCTCGTGGCTCAATCTCGTGGAGCGTGTCTTTGGCGACCTGACGGCCAAACAGCTGCGGCGCGGTGTGTTCCGGAGCGTCCCCGAGCTGATTGCGGCCATTGACGCGTACATGACCCAGCGCAATGCCCAGCCTAAACCGTTTGTGTGGACCAAATCCGCCCAGGAGATCCTGACAAAAGTGAATCGAGCCAAGATCGCCCTGGA
- a CDS encoding putative Oxidoreductase, GFO/IDH/MOCA family → MASDRIGVGLIGVGRHGLRYARHIVHDLPTASLRAVCRQHPEQGFDLPGAQPIKVYGKAESLMADPAVDVIVVVTPPLYTRDICRLAVQARKPLLIEKPLATTGDDAHAIVTMAREAGVPLMTAHTLRFDHTIQQMKALKPRIGRPERLHLINRIEKRETAPGHADGYGKRGALLEIGVHMLDLVRFMTDEEVDEVRCTMDVRPSVSPETAASIRLMTSGGTTCHIEIARVSTGRVGRADWWGAKGRLEVDWGGCRVHCRDDTGTRAFELPPSQTVLATVTAFLQAVRESTPMPITGEDGWRAVEIAEACYQSALLGGAPVFIDRRS, encoded by the coding sequence ATGGCGTCTGATCGAATCGGAGTCGGGTTGATCGGAGTGGGCCGGCATGGGCTTCGGTACGCCCGGCATATTGTACATGATCTGCCAACCGCTTCCCTTCGGGCTGTCTGTCGGCAACATCCTGAGCAGGGATTCGATCTTCCTGGTGCCCAGCCGATCAAAGTCTACGGAAAGGCAGAGTCGTTGATGGCTGATCCTGCCGTGGATGTGATCGTTGTGGTGACTCCTCCTCTGTACACCCGGGACATCTGCCGGCTGGCGGTTCAAGCGCGCAAGCCCTTGTTGATCGAAAAGCCGCTGGCCACGACGGGTGACGACGCCCACGCGATAGTCACCATGGCTCGCGAAGCCGGGGTTCCGCTGATGACGGCGCACACTCTTCGGTTCGATCATACGATACAACAGATGAAAGCGCTCAAGCCTCGTATCGGACGGCCCGAACGCCTCCATCTCATCAATCGCATCGAGAAACGGGAGACTGCTCCAGGCCATGCCGATGGCTACGGCAAGCGAGGGGCGTTACTGGAAATCGGTGTCCATATGCTTGATCTCGTTCGGTTCATGACGGACGAAGAGGTGGACGAGGTGCGTTGCACGATGGACGTCCGCCCATCTGTATCACCGGAAACCGCTGCGTCAATTCGTCTCATGACGTCCGGCGGAACAACGTGCCATATAGAAATTGCTCGAGTGTCCACGGGTCGAGTCGGTCGAGCGGACTGGTGGGGGGCCAAGGGACGACTGGAAGTCGACTGGGGAGGGTGCCGTGTTCACTGCCGCGACGACACCGGAACCCGTGCATTCGAACTGCCTCCCTCTCAAACAGTCCTTGCCACAGTTACGGCCTTTCTGCAGGCTGTACGAGAGAGCACGCCCATGCCTATTACGGGAGAGGATGGATGGCGGGCCGTAGAAATCGCCGAAGCCTGCTACCAGTCTGCACTACTCGGTGGGGCGCCGGTTTTCATAGATCGTCGTTCGTGA